ACCAAGGTTGACAGCGTGCCCGCCGAGGGCGTTTATGTCGGCCTAGAACAAATCGAATCTTGGACGGGCCGCTTATCCGGCATTGAGCTACAACAGCAGCCGGAAGGCAGTGCGAACGTATTCGAGCCAGGCGACGTGCTCTTCGGAAAGCTTCGCCCCTATTTGGCCAAAGGGTGGGTGGCCGAAAGTCACGGATTCAGCACGACGGAGTGTCTGGTCCTGCGAACTGAGGGTGTAGACGCACGTTTTCTTAGGTATTGTCTTCTGTCCACGGAAAATATTTCCGCCATCGATGGTTCAACCTACGGGTCAAAGATGCCGCGAGCTGACTGGAGCTTCATCGGAAGCGTCAACTTTCCAGCACCCGCTCGCTCCGACCAAGTGCGCATCGCCAACTTCCTTGACGAAAAGACCGCGCGAATTGATGCGTTGATTGCAGAGAAAGAACAACTCCTGGTGTCACTTGACGATGCACTTGAGGCCTATGCGTTCGACTTCGCGAGCGAGGGACTTCAGCGCAAAGGAACTTCCAGTGGACGCAAGGAAGGCTGGCTCGCCCGCGTGCCAGCCCATTGGTCGACTCCGAAGCTGGGCTATTTCGCAGATGTTGGAAACGGCTGCACGCCGAAGAGAGAGGTGCAGAAGTACTGGTTGGACGGAACCATGCCTTGGGTCACCAGCACCGCCATCAACGACAGAGTCATCAAGGAGACGGCAGAGTGCGTGACCGACTGCGCCCTGTCCGAAACCGGACTCCGTGTGGTGCGGCCAGGAAGCGCCATAGTTGGCCTTATCGGCCAAGGACCAACGCGGGGCATGACCGCTCGGCTGGCGATTCCGGCCACGGTGAGCCAGAACGTCGCATATGTGACCTCAAGGAGTCCCGAGGTTTCAGACGACTACCTGGTTGTCGTACTAACAGGGCTGTACACCGCACTGCGCTACCTTAGTGACGGGAGCGGCGGTGCTCAAGGGGCGATGAACTGCGACACCCTGAGAGCCTTCCGAGTACCGATTGCGCCGCGAAGCGAACAAGACGCAATCGTGCAAGCGTTCATCGCAAAAAAGCACGCGATTGAAGGCTTGCAGGAACATGCCAGAGCGCATATCCAGCGCTTAAGCGAGTACCGCTCTTCGCTGATTTCCGCGGCGGTGACCGGCCTCCTGCAGGTCGGCACTGTGCTCAAGGGGGCTATCTGATTCCCAAGCCGCTGCTGGACGTGAAGAGGCGGACCTTCTTGCCTTCGTTGAGCAGGAGGCCGGGGAGGGTCCTCAAATCACCGCTACTCTAGAGAACGACATCGCTGGAGAGGAACGTGCACCACATCTTGAACATCATGAACTATTTTGCTTCGCTGCGACCGGGTCGGCGCGACGACCCGCTGACTGCGGAGTGGAAGGGAAAACAGCTACGAGCATGGGCAAACCTCTTGATTCTGCTCATCGGATTGGGGCTGAGCGCAGCTATTGCGAGCTTCCTTGACACGATGGATGGCAACCCCGGTCTGAGTACGATGTCCGAGCGGTGGCGCCCCGCAGTCTCGTGCATGGTCGCCGGAGGACTGGGACTCGTGCTCCTCTTCACCGTATGCTCCTGGGCGGTCGGTCGCTCGCTTCTTGAAGAAGCAGGGGATTGAGTGATGCCGACCACGTCCAACATTCACACCGAACGCGTTTTCGAGAACGAGCTCTGCACGCAGCTCGAGGCTCACGGCTGGTCGGTCAAAACCCATCCCAAGCAGGCCTCCAGCTACTCGAAGGAGTACGCAATCCTGGCCGAGGACCTGCTGGCTTTCGTGCAGGATACGCAGCCCACCGAGTGGGCCAAGTTCAAGAAGTGGCACAACGGTCAGTCCGACGCTGTCTTCGTCAAGCGGGTTGCTAAGCAACTGGACACCCACGGCACGCTGCACCTCCTGCGCCATGGCTTCAAGGACGTCGACGCCAAGTTCTTCCTCTGCCAGTTCAAGCCGGCCCACAAGAAGAACCCCAAGCTGCTGGACCTGTACCAGAAGAACCGGCTCACGGTGGTCCGCCAGCTGCACTACAGCCTGCACAACGAGAACAGCATCGACCTGACGCTGTTCGTCAGCGGCCTTCCAGTCGCAACCGGCGAAATCAAGACCGACCTGACCCAGAACGTCAAGGACGCCATCAGTCAGTACAAGAAGGACCGGTTGCCGAAGGACCCGAAGTCCAAGGAGCTGGAGCCTCTTCTCCAGTTCAAAACCCGCGCGCTGGTTCACTTCGCCATCTCCAGCGACCTGGTCTTCATGACCACGAAGCTTGCGGGCGACGATACCCAGTTCCTGCCCTTCAACATAGGCAGGCCGGATGGCGTCGATATGCTGAGCGCAGGCGCCGGAAATCCGCCCGCGCCGCCCGGGAAGGGTTACCCTACTTACTACCTGTGGGAGTACGTCTGGCGACCAGATGTCTG
The genomic region above belongs to Variovorax sp. PBL-E5 and contains:
- a CDS encoding restriction endonuclease subunit S, which produces MSTLTPFVTKHPTKPLKFLAGLRGTKVDSVPAEGVYVGLEQIESWTGRLSGIELQQQPEGSANVFEPGDVLFGKLRPYLAKGWVAESHGFSTTECLVLRTEGVDARFLRYCLLSTENISAIDGSTYGSKMPRADWSFIGSVNFPAPARSDQVRIANFLDEKTARIDALIAEKEQLLVSLDDALEAYAFDFASEGLQRKGTSSGRKEGWLARVPAHWSTPKLGYFADVGNGCTPKREVQKYWLDGTMPWVTSTAINDRVIKETAECVTDCALSETGLRVVRPGSAIVGLIGQGPTRGMTARLAIPATVSQNVAYVTSRSPEVSDDYLVVVLTGLYTALRYLSDGSGGAQGAMNCDTLRAFRVPIAPRSEQDAIVQAFIAKKHAIEGLQEHARAHIQRLSEYRSSLISAAVTGLLQVGTVLKGAI